The Thiosulfativibrio zosterae genome has a window encoding:
- the fusA gene encoding elongation factor G, whose translation MARTTPLERYRNIGIMAHIDAGKTTTTERILYYTGVSHKIGEVHDGGATMDWMEQEQERGITITSAATTAHWSGMAKQYAQHRINIIDTPGHVDFTIEVERSLRVLDGAVTCFCSVSGVEPQSETVWRQADKYGVPRMGFVNKMDRAGANFLNVNQMVIDRLGAKPVPMQLPIGAEETFRGVVDLVKMQAIYWEEENMGMQYRYEDIPADMIKLCQEWREKMVESAAEASEELMDKYLEEGDLSEAEIKEGIRKRCIAVEIVPMFCGSAFKNKGVQTLLDGVIDYLPAPIDVPAIKGELEDGTPAERHSTDDEPFAALAFKIMTDPYVGTLTFMRVYSGFLAAGSPVYNSVKQKRERVGRMLQMHANSREEIKEVRAGEIACAVGLKDTTTGDTLCDPDNRIILERMDFPEPVISIAIEPKTKADQEKMGIALGKLAAEDPSFRVHTDEETGETIISGMGELHLDIIVDRMKREFSVEANIGAPQVSYRETIRTAVEAEGKFVRQSGGRGQYGHVVFKMFPQEPGTGFEFVNSTVGGSVPREYISAVEKGAKAQLENGVIAGFPMVDVKVELIDGSYHDVDSNEMAFSVAAGMGVKAGAAKANPVILEPIMAVEVTTPEEYMGDIIGDLNRRRGLVLAMDDIPTGKSVKAEVPLSEMFGYSNQMRSLTQGRANYSMEFKKYNDAPRNIQEEIIAKSKKGS comes from the coding sequence TGCGGGTAAAACAACAACAACTGAGCGTATTTTGTATTACACCGGTGTTTCTCATAAAATTGGTGAGGTTCATGACGGTGGCGCAACCATGGACTGGATGGAGCAAGAGCAAGAACGTGGTATTACCATTACTTCTGCAGCGACAACAGCGCATTGGAGCGGGATGGCTAAGCAATATGCACAGCACCGTATTAACATTATCGATACGCCAGGTCACGTTGACTTTACAATCGAAGTAGAGCGTTCATTGCGTGTTTTAGATGGTGCGGTTACTTGTTTCTGTTCAGTTTCTGGTGTAGAGCCTCAGTCTGAAACAGTGTGGCGCCAAGCGGATAAGTATGGCGTTCCTCGTATGGGCTTTGTTAATAAAATGGACAGAGCTGGAGCTAATTTCTTGAATGTTAACCAGATGGTTATCGATCGTCTAGGTGCAAAACCTGTGCCTATGCAGTTACCAATTGGTGCAGAAGAAACTTTCCGTGGTGTAGTTGACTTGGTTAAGATGCAAGCAATCTACTGGGAAGAAGAGAATATGGGTATGCAGTACCGATATGAAGACATTCCTGCAGACATGATTAAATTGTGTCAAGAATGGCGCGAAAAAATGGTGGAGTCTGCCGCCGAAGCATCTGAAGAATTAATGGATAAATATCTTGAAGAAGGTGATTTGTCAGAAGCTGAAATTAAAGAAGGTATTCGTAAGCGTTGTATCGCAGTTGAAATCGTACCTATGTTCTGTGGTTCTGCCTTTAAAAATAAAGGTGTTCAAACTTTACTTGATGGTGTTATTGATTACTTGCCTGCGCCAATTGATGTTCCTGCGATTAAAGGTGAGCTTGAAGATGGTACACCAGCAGAGCGTCATTCGACTGATGACGAGCCTTTTGCAGCACTTGCATTCAAAATCATGACAGATCCTTATGTTGGGACGCTTACATTTATGCGTGTTTACTCTGGTTTCTTGGCAGCAGGAAGTCCAGTGTATAACTCGGTTAAGCAGAAGCGTGAACGCGTAGGTCGTATGTTGCAAATGCATGCAAACTCTCGTGAAGAGATTAAAGAAGTGCGTGCAGGTGAGATTGCTTGTGCCGTTGGTCTTAAAGATACAACGACTGGTGATACTTTGTGTGATCCAGACAATAGAATTATTCTTGAGCGTATGGATTTCCCAGAGCCAGTAATTTCGATTGCAATTGAGCCTAAAACCAAAGCTGACCAAGAAAAAATGGGTATTGCTTTAGGTAAATTGGCAGCTGAGGATCCTTCTTTCCGTGTACATACGGATGAAGAAACAGGCGAAACGATTATTTCTGGTATGGGTGAATTGCATTTAGACATCATCGTTGATCGTATGAAGCGCGAATTTAGTGTTGAGGCAAATATTGGTGCGCCTCAAGTTTCTTACCGTGAAACTATTCGCACTGCTGTTGAAGCTGAAGGTAAATTTGTTCGTCAGTCTGGTGGTCGTGGTCAGTATGGGCATGTTGTATTCAAAATGTTCCCACAAGAACCTGGTACTGGCTTTGAATTCGTCAATAGCACAGTAGGTGGTTCTGTTCCGCGTGAATACATCAGTGCGGTTGAGAAAGGTGCAAAAGCTCAATTGGAAAACGGTGTAATTGCTGGCTTCCCAATGGTTGATGTTAAAGTTGAATTGATTGATGGTTCATACCATGATGTTGACTCAAACGAAATGGCGTTCAGTGTTGCTGCTGGTATGGGTGTTAAAGCCGGTGCTGCAAAAGCAAATCCTGTAATTCTTGAGCCAATCATGGCTGTAGAAGTAACAACGCCTGAAGAGTATATGGGTGACATCATTGGTGACCTTAACCGTCGTCGCGGCTTAGTATTGGCTATGGATGACATTCCGACTGGAAAGTCAGTAAAAGCTGAGGTACCACTTTCAGAGATGTTTGGTTATTCTAACCAAATGCGTTCTTTGACTCAGGGTCGCGCTAACTACAGCATGGAGTTCAAGAAATACAATGACGCTCCTCGTAACATTCAAGAAGAAATTATCGCAAAGTCGAAAAAAGGTTCTTAA
- the tuf gene encoding elongation factor Tu, producing the protein MAKAKFERSKPHVNVGTIGHVDHGKTTLTAALTIVQARKFGGEVKDYGQIDNAPEERERGITISTSHVEYESEARHYAHVDCPGHADYVKNMITGAAQMDGAILVCSAADGPMPQTREHILLSRQVGVPYIVVFLNKADMVDDEELMELVEMEIRELLDMYDFPGDDTPVIMGSALKAIEGDQSEIGEPAIARLVEALDTYIPTPTRETDKPFLMPVEDIFSIQGRGTVATGRIETGVIKVGETVQIIGIRPTTETTVTGVEMFRKLLDQGEAGDNVGILLRGTKREDIERGQVLAHKGTVTPHTKFEAEVYVLGKDEGGRHTPFFNGYRPQFYFRTTDVTGACQLPAGVEMVMPGDNVQMTVELINPIAMSEGLRFAIREGGRTVGAGVVAKILA; encoded by the coding sequence ATGGCAAAAGCAAAGTTTGAACGCTCAAAACCGCACGTAAACGTTGGAACTATCGGTCACGTAGACCATGGTAAGACCACATTAACAGCGGCATTAACAATTGTACAAGCACGTAAATTTGGTGGAGAAGTTAAAGACTACGGTCAAATTGACAACGCACCAGAAGAAAGAGAGCGTGGAATCACCATCTCTACATCACACGTAGAATACGAATCAGAAGCCCGTCACTACGCACACGTAGACTGCCCAGGCCACGCTGACTATGTTAAAAACATGATCACTGGTGCTGCACAGATGGACGGCGCAATCCTAGTATGTTCAGCAGCTGACGGCCCAATGCCACAGACTCGTGAACACATCCTATTATCACGTCAAGTAGGTGTACCATACATTGTAGTATTCCTAAACAAAGCAGACATGGTAGACGACGAAGAGTTAATGGAACTAGTAGAAATGGAAATCCGCGAACTACTAGACATGTACGACTTCCCAGGTGATGACACACCAGTAATCATGGGTTCTGCACTAAAAGCAATCGAAGGTGACCAATCAGAAATCGGTGAACCAGCAATTGCGCGTTTAGTAGAAGCACTAGATACCTACATCCCAACACCAACTCGTGAAACAGACAAGCCATTCTTAATGCCAGTAGAAGACATCTTCTCAATCCAAGGCCGTGGAACAGTAGCAACTGGACGTATCGAAACTGGTGTGATCAAAGTAGGTGAAACAGTACAAATTATCGGTATTCGCCCAACCACTGAAACAACAGTAACTGGTGTAGAAATGTTCCGTAAACTACTAGACCAAGGTGAAGCGGGTGACAACGTAGGTATCCTATTACGTGGAACCAAGCGTGAAGACATCGAACGTGGTCAAGTATTGGCACACAAAGGCACAGTAACTCCACACACCAAGTTCGAAGCAGAAGTTTACGTACTAGGTAAAGATGAAGGTGGTCGTCATACACCATTCTTCAACGGCTATCGTCCACAGTTCTATTTCCGTACCACTGACGTAACTGGCGCATGTCAATTACCAGCGGGTGTTGAAATGGTAATGCCAGGTGATAACGTACAGATGACTGTAGAGTTGATCAACCCAATCGCCATGTCAGAAGGTCTACGTTTCGCAATCCGCGAAGGTGGTCGTACTGTAGGTGCGGGTGTTGTTGCTAAAATTCTTGCTTAA
- the rpsJ gene encoding 30S ribosomal protein S10, with protein sequence MATQNIRIRLKAFDHRLIDQSAKEITETAKRTGAQVRGPIPMPTRKERFTILVSPHVNKDARDQYELRTHKRMLDIVDPTDKTVDALMKLDLAAGVDVQLELR encoded by the coding sequence ATGGCGACTCAGAATATTCGTATTCGCTTGAAAGCGTTTGATCATAGATTGATTGATCAATCTGCTAAAGAAATTACTGAGACAGCAAAAAGAACTGGTGCACAAGTCCGTGGTCCAATTCCTATGCCTACTCGTAAAGAGCGTTTTACAATTTTGGTTTCACCGCATGTTAACAAAGATGCGCGTGACCAATATGAGCTTCGTACTCACAAAAGAATGCTAGATATCGTTGATCCTACAGATAAAACTGTAGATGCATTGATGAAATTAGATCTTGCTGCGGGTGTGGATGTTCAACTAGAGTTACGTTAA
- the rplC gene encoding 50S ribosomal protein L3 yields the protein MSIGVIGHKIGMTRIFDESGVSTPVTVIEVQPNRITQLKTASIDGYSAVQVTLGKKHAGRVSKPEAGHFAKAGVEAGVGLWEFRVDSDTDLAGLELGGEITVAQLSDLNVVDVTGVTKGKGFQGGVKRHNFRTQDMTHGNSVSHRAPGSIGQNQTPGRVFKGKKMAGHMGAVRQTTQNLGLVKVDVENNLLLIKGAVPGAKGSTVIVRKTVK from the coding sequence ATGAGTATTGGTGTCATTGGGCATAAGATTGGTATGACTCGTATTTTTGATGAATCAGGTGTTTCTACGCCTGTTACAGTCATCGAAGTTCAGCCAAATAGAATTACTCAATTAAAAACTGCTTCAATTGATGGCTATTCTGCAGTCCAGGTTACTTTAGGTAAAAAGCACGCTGGTCGTGTTTCTAAGCCTGAAGCCGGTCACTTTGCAAAAGCTGGTGTTGAAGCAGGCGTTGGTTTGTGGGAATTTCGTGTAGATTCTGACACAGATCTAGCTGGTTTAGAATTGGGTGGAGAGATTACTGTTGCACAACTTTCAGATTTGAATGTAGTTGATGTGACTGGTGTTACGAAAGGTAAGGGTTTCCAGGGTGGAGTTAAGCGTCATAATTTCAGAACGCAAGACATGACTCACGGTAACTCTGTTTCTCACAGAGCACCTGGTTCTATCGGTCAAAACCAAACCCCTGGTCGTGTATTTAAGGGTAAGAAAATGGCGGGGCACATGGGTGCAGTTCGTCAGACTACTCAAAACCTTGGCTTAGTCAAAGTAGATGTTGAAAACAATCTTTTATTGATTAAAGGTGCAGTTCCTGGTGCTAAAGGTAGCACTGTTATTGTACGTAAGACAGTCAAGTAA
- the rplD gene encoding 50S ribosomal protein L4, with protein MEFKLIELTTGKESGSVSVAENVFGVEFNESLVHQVVTAYMNGARSGTKGQKNRAAVSGGGAKPWNQKGSGRARAGTSRSPIWVGGGRAFAGHNRDFSQKVNRKMYRGAMRSIISELGRTGRLVIVDEFKIDAPKTKEFKAKLANLSIEDVLVVTEGFDEYLYLSARNLYHADVCDVASLDPVSLIGFKNVIMTQGAVRQLEESLA; from the coding sequence ATGGAATTTAAATTAATTGAATTAACAACTGGTAAAGAATCAGGTTCTGTATCAGTTGCAGAAAATGTATTTGGCGTTGAGTTTAACGAGTCATTGGTTCATCAAGTAGTTACTGCTTACATGAATGGTGCTCGTTCTGGAACTAAAGGCCAAAAAAATAGAGCAGCAGTCAGCGGTGGTGGTGCAAAGCCTTGGAATCAAAAAGGTTCTGGACGCGCTCGTGCCGGTACTTCTCGTAGTCCAATTTGGGTTGGTGGTGGTCGTGCATTTGCTGGTCACAATAGAGATTTTTCTCAAAAAGTAAATCGTAAAATGTACCGTGGTGCAATGCGTTCAATTATTTCTGAGCTTGGTCGTACTGGTCGTTTGGTGATTGTTGATGAGTTTAAGATTGATGCGCCTAAGACTAAAGAATTTAAAGCAAAATTAGCAAACCTTAGCATTGAAGATGTTTTAGTTGTTACTGAAGGTTTTGATGAGTATTTATACTTGTCAGCTCGTAATTTATATCATGCAGATGTGTGTGATGTTGCGTCTTTAGATCCAGTAAGTTTGATTGGCTTTAAGAATGTCATTATGACTCAAGGTGCTGTTAGACAGCTTGAGGAGAGCTTAGCATGA
- the rplW gene encoding 50S ribosomal protein L23 — MKQERLLKVLLAPHISEKSAYAAEANQYVFKVEPTATKPEVKAAVESLFNVKVQSVNMINLKGKTKVFKGRVGKRNGVRKAIVRLVEGQEIDFSGAE, encoded by the coding sequence ATGAAGCAAGAACGTTTATTAAAAGTATTGTTGGCTCCACATATTTCTGAGAAGTCAGCTTATGCAGCTGAAGCTAATCAGTACGTATTTAAAGTCGAGCCTACTGCAACTAAGCCAGAAGTAAAGGCAGCGGTAGAGTCACTTTTTAATGTAAAAGTACAGTCAGTAAACATGATTAACTTAAAGGGCAAAACAAAAGTCTTTAAGGGTCGTGTTGGTAAACGCAATGGTGTGCGTAAGGCAATCGTTCGTTTGGTAGAAGGTCAAGAAATTGACTTTTCTGGCGCGGAATAA
- the rplB gene encoding 50S ribosomal protein L2: protein MAIIKKSKPTSPGRRFVVQIVEPTLHKGKPHAALLEKKSKKGGRNSNGRITVRHQGGGHKQHYRLVDFKRDKDGIPATVERLEYDPNRTAHIALIKYADGHRAYILAPKNVTAGDVIESGAHVSIKPGNCLPLRNIPVGTVVHALEMRPGKGAQIARSAGAAVQIAGRDGAYVLVKLRSGEMRKILSECRATIGEVGNSEHSLRKLGKAGASRWRGVRPTVRGVAMNPVDHPHGGGEGRSSGGRHPVSPWGVPTKGKKTRSNKRTDKMIVRRRNSK from the coding sequence ATGGCAATTATTAAAAAATCAAAGCCAACCTCTCCAGGTCGTCGCTTTGTTGTTCAGATTGTTGAACCAACATTGCACAAAGGCAAACCACATGCAGCTTTATTAGAAAAAAAATCTAAGAAAGGTGGTCGTAATTCAAATGGTCGTATTACTGTTCGTCACCAAGGTGGTGGTCATAAGCAACATTACCGTTTAGTAGATTTTAAACGTGATAAAGATGGTATTCCAGCAACTGTTGAGCGTTTAGAGTACGATCCAAACCGTACAGCTCATATTGCTTTAATTAAGTATGCAGATGGACACCGTGCCTATATCCTAGCACCTAAAAATGTTACAGCAGGCGATGTTATTGAGTCTGGTGCGCATGTGTCTATTAAGCCAGGAAATTGTTTACCTTTAAGAAACATCCCGGTTGGTACAGTTGTGCATGCATTGGAAATGCGTCCAGGAAAGGGTGCACAGATTGCACGTAGTGCTGGTGCGGCAGTTCAAATTGCAGGTCGTGATGGTGCTTATGTTTTAGTAAAACTTCGTTCTGGTGAAATGCGTAAGATTCTTTCTGAATGTCGCGCAACTATCGGTGAAGTGGGTAATTCAGAACACAGTCTTCGTAAGCTAGGTAAGGCCGGTGCTTCTCGTTGGAGAGGTGTTAGACCTACTGTTCGTGGTGTTGCGATGAACCCTGTTGACCATCCGCACGGTGGTGGTGAAGGTCGTTCTTCCGGTGGTCGTCACCCTGTCAGTCCATGGGGTGTTCCAACTAAAGGTAAGAAGACTCGTAGTAATAAGCGTACTGATAAAATGATCGTACGTCGTAGAAACAGTAAGTAA
- the rpsS gene encoding 30S ribosomal protein S19 produces MPRSVKKGPFVDHHLYKKVMEAQESGNKRPIKTWSRRSVILPDMIGLTLAVHNGKEHIPVFVSENMVGHKLGEFSMTRTFRGHAADKKAKR; encoded by the coding sequence ATGCCACGTTCAGTTAAAAAAGGTCCTTTTGTAGATCATCACCTTTATAAAAAGGTGATGGAGGCACAAGAATCTGGTAATAAGCGTCCAATTAAAACTTGGTCAAGAAGATCGGTGATTTTACCCGATATGATTGGTTTAACTCTTGCCGTTCATAACGGTAAAGAACATATCCCAGTATTTGTATCAGAAAATATGGTTGGCCATAAATTAGGTGAGTTCTCTATGACTAGAACTTTCCGTGGTCATGCTGCTGATAAAAAAGCTAAGCGATAG
- the rplV gene encoding 50S ribosomal protein L22 has translation MQVSATHKFARISPQKARLVADMIRGKDVESAVNILTFSNKKAAELIKKVLNSAIANAENNEGADIDELKVTATFINEGPIMKRMRARAKGRGNRIQKRISHITVTVGDK, from the coding sequence ATGCAAGTCAGTGCAACACATAAATTTGCTCGTATCTCTCCTCAAAAAGCTCGTTTAGTAGCAGATATGATTAGAGGGAAAGATGTCGAGTCAGCCGTCAATATTCTAACTTTTAGCAATAAAAAAGCAGCTGAGTTAATTAAGAAAGTACTTAATTCAGCCATTGCAAATGCTGAGAATAATGAAGGTGCAGATATCGATGAACTAAAAGTAACTGCAACCTTTATCAATGAAGGTCCAATTATGAAGCGTATGCGTGCGAGAGCAAAGGGTCGTGGAAACCGTATCCAAAAGCGTATTAGTCATATTACAGTTACTGTTGGCGATAAGTAA
- the rpsC gene encoding 30S ribosomal protein S3, translating to MGQKVHPVGIRLGITKDWNARWYADSKHYSDFLVSDVEIRKILNEKLSHASISKIHIERVANGVRVTLHTARPGVVIGKKGEDIEKIKQLLMAKTGLPVNINIEEIKKPELDAKLVAESIAQQLEKRIQFRRAMKRAVGNAMRIGAGGIKVNISGRLNGAEIARAEWYREGRVPLHTFRADIDYATFEADTTYGKIGVKVWIFKGEKLGKFSLDNEKQATAKKGRN from the coding sequence ATGGGTCAAAAAGTACATCCAGTAGGTATTCGTTTAGGAATTACCAAGGATTGGAACGCTCGCTGGTATGCGGATAGTAAGCACTATTCGGATTTCCTTGTAAGCGATGTCGAAATCAGAAAGATTTTAAATGAAAAATTATCACATGCTTCAATCAGTAAGATTCACATTGAGCGTGTTGCTAATGGAGTGCGTGTAACACTTCATACTGCGCGTCCAGGTGTTGTTATTGGTAAAAAAGGTGAAGATATTGAGAAAATCAAACAGTTGTTAATGGCTAAGACTGGCCTACCTGTCAATATCAATATCGAAGAAATTAAAAAGCCTGAGTTGGATGCTAAATTGGTTGCTGAGAGTATTGCTCAGCAACTAGAAAAACGTATCCAGTTTAGACGTGCAATGAAGCGTGCTGTTGGCAATGCTATGCGTATTGGTGCTGGTGGAATCAAAGTGAACATTTCTGGCCGTTTAAACGGTGCTGAAATTGCTCGTGCTGAATGGTATCGTGAAGGTCGTGTGCCTCTACATACTTTCCGTGCTGATATTGATTATGCGACTTTTGAAGCAGATACAACCTACGGGAAAATTGGTGTTAAAGTTTGGATCTTTAAAGGTGAAAAGCTTGGTAAATTTTCTCTAGATAACGAAAAGCAAGCTACTGCCAAAAAAGGCCGCAACTAA
- the rplP gene encoding 50S ribosomal protein L16 has product MLLPKRTKFRKVHKGRNRGLALVGNKVSFGEFGLKAVERGRMTSRQIEAGRRVMTRKVKRGAKIWIRVFPDKPITSKPLEVRMGKGKGSVEYWVAQIQPGRMIYEMQGVEETVAREAFELAAAKLPFKTQFVTRTVM; this is encoded by the coding sequence ATGTTATTACCTAAACGTACAAAGTTTAGAAAAGTTCATAAAGGGCGTAACCGTGGTTTGGCTTTAGTTGGTAATAAAGTAAGCTTCGGTGAGTTCGGCTTAAAAGCTGTTGAGCGTGGCCGTATGACATCAAGACAAATTGAAGCCGGTCGTCGTGTTATGACTCGTAAAGTAAAACGTGGTGCTAAGATTTGGATTCGTGTATTCCCTGATAAGCCAATTACCAGTAAGCCTCTTGAGGTTCGTATGGGTAAAGGTAAAGGGAGTGTTGAATATTGGGTTGCTCAAATTCAACCAGGTCGTATGATTTATGAAATGCAGGGTGTTGAGGAAACAGTTGCTCGTGAAGCTTTTGAGCTTGCAGCTGCTAAGTTACCATTTAAGACCCAGTTTGTAACAAGAACGGTGATGTAA
- the rpmC gene encoding 50S ribosomal protein L29: MSVKSLQEKSVDELRAELIALLQEQFNLRMQHATGQLKNTAQLKAVRRSVARVKTIIRQKVSK, from the coding sequence ATGTCAGTAAAATCATTACAAGAAAAATCGGTTGATGAGTTACGCGCAGAGTTAATCGCTTTGTTGCAAGAGCAATTTAACTTAAGAATGCAACATGCAACTGGTCAGTTGAAAAATACTGCTCAATTGAAGGCCGTCCGTCGTTCTGTTGCAAGAGTTAAAACCATCATTCGTCAAAAAGTGAGTAAATAA
- the rpsQ gene encoding 30S ribosomal protein S17, which translates to MSGTETKARMMQGTVVSNSMQSSIVVKIDRFVKHPKYKKFIRKSTKVMAHDAENACEVGDTVSIKECRPLSKNKTWTLVSIDAKAKL; encoded by the coding sequence ATGTCTGGTACAGAAACAAAAGCACGTATGATGCAAGGAACAGTTGTTAGCAATAGCATGCAATCATCTATTGTTGTAAAAATTGATCGTTTCGTTAAGCATCCAAAGTATAAGAAGTTTATTAGAAAGTCTACAAAAGTTATGGCTCACGATGCTGAAAATGCATGTGAAGTTGGTGATACTGTTTCTATTAAAGAATGCAGACCATTATCAAAGAACAAAACTTGGACTTTAGTCAGTATTGACGCAAAAGCTAAACTTTAA
- the rplN gene encoding 50S ribosomal protein L14 — MIQMQTVLDVADNSGAKRVQCIKVLGGSKRRYAGIGDVIKVAIKEAAPRGKVKKGDVYNAVVVRTAKGVRRPDGSLIKFDGNAAVILNNKKEPIGTRIFGPVTRELRNEKFMKIVSLAPEVL; from the coding sequence ATGATTCAGATGCAAACAGTACTTGATGTTGCTGATAACAGTGGCGCTAAACGCGTTCAATGTATAAAAGTATTGGGCGGTTCAAAGCGTCGTTATGCTGGTATTGGTGATGTTATTAAGGTTGCAATTAAAGAAGCAGCCCCTCGTGGAAAGGTCAAGAAAGGTGATGTATACAATGCGGTTGTTGTCAGAACAGCTAAGGGTGTACGTCGTCCAGATGGTTCGTTAATTAAATTTGATGGCAATGCTGCTGTTATTCTTAATAACAAAAAAGAGCCAATTGGAACCCGTATCTTTGGACCAGTAACTCGTGAGCTAAGAAATGAAAAATTTATGAAAATTGTTTCATTAGCTCCTGAAGTGTTATAA
- the rplX gene encoding 50S ribosomal protein L24 — MNRLKKGDEVIIITGRDKAKKGSISAVLSGDKVIVDGINLVKKHVKANPMTGEQGGIVSKEMPIAASNVALYNPETQKADKVGVRVEDGVKVRFFKSTGKAVDA; from the coding sequence ATGAATCGTTTGAAAAAAGGTGATGAAGTAATCATCATTACTGGTAGAGATAAAGCTAAGAAAGGTTCAATTTCTGCTGTTCTATCAGGTGACAAAGTAATCGTTGATGGTATTAACTTAGTCAAAAAGCATGTCAAAGCAAATCCAATGACTGGTGAGCAAGGTGGTATCGTTTCGAAAGAAATGCCTATTGCTGCATCAAATGTTGCTTTATATAACCCTGAAACACAAAAAGCTGACAAGGTCGGTGTACGTGTAGAAGATGGTGTTAAAGTGCGTTTCTTTAAATCTACAGGAAAAGCGGTTGACGCTTAA
- the rplE gene encoding 50S ribosomal protein L5, with protein sequence MARLKKIYKEEVLPKLMEKFGYSSPMQAPKLLKITVNMGVGDAIADKKVLDNAVADMEAITGQKVVRTLARKSVASFKVRDGYPLGCKVTLRGEKMYEFLDRLVNIALPRVRDFQGVNAKAFDGRGNYNLGLKEQIIFPEIEFEKVDKIRGMDINFATTAATNEEAKALLEAFNFPFKK encoded by the coding sequence ATGGCAAGATTAAAAAAAATTTATAAAGAAGAAGTATTACCAAAGCTTATGGAAAAGTTTGGTTATTCTTCTCCTATGCAAGCACCTAAACTGTTAAAGATTACAGTTAACATGGGTGTCGGCGATGCAATTGCAGACAAGAAAGTTCTTGATAATGCAGTTGCTGATATGGAAGCAATTACAGGTCAAAAAGTTGTTCGCACCTTGGCTCGTAAATCAGTTGCTAGCTTTAAGGTCCGTGATGGATATCCTTTGGGTTGTAAAGTAACTTTACGTGGCGAAAAAATGTATGAATTTTTAGACCGTTTAGTGAATATTGCTTTACCACGCGTTAGAGACTTCCAAGGCGTCAATGCAAAAGCATTTGATGGCCGTGGTAACTATAACCTAGGTCTTAAAGAGCAAATCATTTTCCCTGAAATTGAATTTGAAAAAGTCGATAAGATTCGTGGTATGGATATTAACTTCGCTACAACTGCAGCAACAAATGAAGAAGCTAAAGCTTTATTAGAAGCATTTAACTTCCCGTTTAAGAAGTAA
- the rpsN gene encoding 30S ribosomal protein S14: MAKKSMIARENKRAETVAKYADKRAELKAATVNINLSYEERLDAIEKLSKLPRNSSSVRQRNRCRLTGRPHGVYRKFGLSRNMLRILAMQGDVPGLRKASW, from the coding sequence GTGGCTAAGAAATCAATGATTGCTAGAGAGAACAAAAGAGCTGAGACTGTTGCTAAGTATGCTGATAAGCGTGCTGAATTAAAGGCTGCAACAGTTAATATCAATTTAAGTTATGAAGAGCGTTTAGATGCAATTGAGAAGTTAAGTAAACTACCTCGCAATTCTTCTTCAGTTCGTCAGCGTAACCGCTGTCGTTTGACTGGGCGCCCTCATGGTGTTTATAGAAAGTTTGGTTTATCACGTAACATGCTAAGAATTTTAGCAATGCAAGGTGATGTTCCAGGTTTAAGAAAAGCTAGTTGGTAA
- the rpsH gene encoding 30S ribosomal protein S8 yields the protein MSMSDPIADMLTRIRNGQMAGHSNVVIPSSKVKVALAKVLKDEGYVNTYSIKEVNGKSELSVDLKYYEGKPVIEMIKRVSRPGLRVYKNKNELPQVIAGMGVAIISTSQGIMSDRQARTAGVGGEIICYVA from the coding sequence ATGAGTATGTCTGATCCAATTGCGGATATGTTAACTCGCATCAGAAATGGCCAGATGGCTGGTCATTCAAATGTTGTCATTCCTTCTTCAAAAGTTAAGGTTGCCTTAGCTAAAGTTCTTAAAGATGAAGGTTATGTAAATACATATAGCATTAAAGAAGTAAACGGTAAGTCTGAGTTGTCTGTTGATCTTAAGTACTATGAAGGTAAGCCTGTCATAGAAATGATCAAGCGTGTTAGTAGACCAGGTTTACGTGTTTATAAAAATAAAAATGAATTACCACAAGTAATTGCTGGTATGGGTGTAGCTATTATTTCTACATCTCAAGGAATCATGTCTGATCGTCAAGCTCGTACTGCGGGTGTTGGTGGTGAGATTATTTGTTACGTTGCTTAA